A genomic stretch from Kribbella jejuensis includes:
- a CDS encoding carbohydrate ABC transporter permease, whose protein sequence is MRVKRSKVLTGVMVLYLLYTIVPLAWLLLSATKTQDDLLSTPGLWFGKSFAFFSNITDTLTYNDGIFLRWLGNTVLYVVVGAGGATLLATAAGYGLAKYKFAGRRAVFAVLLGAVAVPGTALAVPTFLMFSNLGLTNTVWAIIIPSLVSPFGLYLMWVYSTDAVPPELLEAARIDGAGEVRTFFTVSLRLLAPGIVTTLLFAMVSTWNNYFLPLIMLSKPNLYPLTVGLTQWSNQATGVGARPIYNLVITGSLLTIVPLVIAFLLLQRFWQSGLSAGSVK, encoded by the coding sequence GTGAGAGTCAAGCGCTCGAAGGTACTGACCGGCGTGATGGTGCTGTACCTGCTCTACACGATCGTCCCACTCGCCTGGTTGTTGCTCAGCGCAACGAAGACGCAGGACGACCTGTTGTCGACGCCGGGCCTGTGGTTCGGGAAGAGCTTCGCGTTCTTCAGCAACATCACGGACACGCTGACCTACAACGACGGCATCTTCCTGCGCTGGCTCGGCAACACGGTGCTGTACGTCGTGGTCGGCGCCGGCGGCGCGACGCTGCTCGCGACGGCGGCCGGGTACGGGCTGGCGAAGTACAAGTTCGCCGGCCGGCGGGCGGTCTTCGCCGTCCTGCTCGGCGCGGTCGCGGTACCGGGGACCGCGCTCGCCGTACCGACGTTCCTGATGTTCTCCAACCTCGGGCTGACGAACACCGTGTGGGCGATCATCATCCCGTCGCTGGTCAGCCCGTTCGGGCTGTACCTGATGTGGGTCTACTCGACCGACGCTGTCCCGCCGGAGCTGCTCGAGGCGGCCCGGATCGACGGCGCCGGCGAGGTCCGGACCTTCTTCACGGTGTCGCTGCGACTGCTTGCCCCGGGCATCGTCACGACGTTGCTGTTCGCCATGGTCTCCACCTGGAACAACTACTTCCTGCCGCTGATCATGCTCAGCAAGCCGAATCTGTACCCACTCACGGTCGGGCTCACCCAGTGGAGCAACCAGGCGACCGGAGTGGGCGCCCGCCCCATCTACAACCTGGTGATCACCGGATCGTTGCTGACGATCGTGCCGTTGGTGATCGCCTTCCTCCTTCTCCAGCGTTTCTGGCAGTCGGGCCTGAGCGCCGGGAGTGTGAAATGA
- a CDS encoding carbohydrate ABC transporter permease — protein sequence MAQSVAQEPAQVVSLPGTRRKRASKDGKGWLFVGPFLAVFAVTFLAPIGYAIYLSLFREQAFFGGRAFVGLSNYTEALQDPKFWEAFGRVAIFLVVQVPIMLGLALLAALAIDSARLHAAGFFRIVIFLPYAVPGVVAVLMWGYIYGDNFGLAANLNDLLGTAIKPLSSGWMLPSIANIVTWEFVGYNMLIFFSALRTVPGELYEAAAIDGANTFRTILAVKLPALRGAIVIATIFSIIGSFQLFNEPNILRTLAPNVINTYYTPNMYAYNLSFAGQQFNYSATVAIVMGIITAVIAYVVQIRGSREAL from the coding sequence ATGGCGCAGTCCGTGGCCCAAGAGCCTGCCCAGGTGGTGAGCCTGCCCGGGACCCGGCGGAAGCGGGCGTCCAAGGACGGCAAGGGGTGGTTGTTCGTCGGTCCGTTCCTGGCCGTCTTCGCAGTGACGTTCCTGGCGCCGATCGGGTACGCGATCTACCTCAGCCTGTTCCGCGAGCAGGCGTTCTTCGGCGGCCGCGCGTTCGTCGGCCTGAGCAACTACACCGAGGCGCTGCAGGACCCGAAGTTCTGGGAGGCCTTCGGCCGGGTGGCGATCTTCCTGGTCGTCCAGGTGCCGATCATGCTCGGCCTGGCACTGCTGGCGGCGCTCGCGATCGACAGTGCTCGCCTGCACGCGGCCGGCTTCTTCCGGATCGTGATCTTCCTGCCGTACGCCGTACCGGGTGTCGTCGCGGTGCTGATGTGGGGCTACATCTACGGCGACAACTTCGGCCTCGCGGCGAACCTCAACGATCTGCTCGGCACCGCGATCAAGCCGCTGAGCAGCGGGTGGATGCTGCCCTCGATCGCCAACATCGTCACCTGGGAGTTCGTCGGCTACAACATGCTGATCTTCTTCTCGGCACTGCGCACGGTCCCGGGCGAGCTGTACGAAGCGGCCGCGATCGACGGCGCGAACACGTTCCGGACGATCCTCGCGGTCAAGCTGCCCGCCCTGCGCGGCGCGATCGTGATCGCCACGATCTTCTCGATCATCGGCAGCTTCCAGCTCTTCAACGAGCCGAACATCCTGCGCACGCTGGCGCCCAACGTGATCAACACGTACTACACGCCGAACATGTACGCCTACAACCTCTCGTTCGCCGGCCAGCAGTTCAACTACTCCGCCACGGTCGCGATCGTGATGGGCATCATCACCGCGGTCATCGCGTACGTCGTCCAGATCCGCGGATCCCGGGAGGCGCTGTGA
- a CDS encoding LacI family DNA-binding transcriptional regulator: protein MSNQAKPARRGVKGHPKSGPSIGDVARLAGVSAQTVSRVSTGADPVRPETKERVLEAMRQLGYSPNHAARALRRGNFHSIGLMAPKIIRTGESKTIEAVIDASRREGYSVSLVDVETPSSSDVSDVREAVQHLNHQAIDGLIIIRAATATPTSLALRPTLPVAVSDSRFIGHHPSIGADQIGGSRAAVQHLLELGHKTVHHIAGPDGSGPAEIRATAWRRTLEEAGRTVPAILRGDWSADSGYELGKALAKRRDLTAVFAANDEMACGLIHALHEAGREVPRDVSVVGFDDIDLVEHFWPPLTTVRQPFQQIGTELVELILRQLRKGAPLVDLHGTVNAPLIVRESTAAPRKRR, encoded by the coding sequence ATGTCGAACCAGGCCAAGCCGGCGCGTCGCGGAGTCAAGGGGCATCCGAAGTCGGGTCCCTCGATCGGTGACGTGGCGCGCTTGGCCGGGGTCTCGGCGCAGACCGTGTCCCGCGTCTCGACCGGCGCGGACCCGGTCCGCCCCGAGACCAAGGAACGCGTCCTCGAAGCGATGCGGCAACTCGGGTACTCCCCGAACCACGCCGCCCGGGCACTGCGCCGCGGCAACTTCCACTCGATCGGGTTGATGGCGCCGAAGATCATCCGGACCGGCGAGTCCAAGACCATCGAGGCAGTGATCGACGCCTCCCGCCGCGAGGGGTACTCGGTCAGCCTGGTCGACGTGGAGACGCCGTCGTCGAGCGACGTCAGTGACGTCAGGGAAGCGGTGCAGCACCTCAACCACCAGGCGATCGACGGCCTGATCATCATTCGCGCCGCGACCGCGACCCCGACCTCGCTCGCGCTCCGGCCGACGCTGCCGGTCGCGGTCTCGGACTCCCGGTTCATCGGGCACCATCCGTCGATCGGCGCGGACCAGATCGGCGGCAGCCGGGCCGCCGTCCAGCATCTGCTGGAGCTGGGGCACAAGACCGTGCACCACATCGCCGGGCCGGACGGCTCGGGTCCCGCGGAAATCCGGGCGACCGCGTGGCGGCGAACCCTGGAGGAAGCCGGCCGCACAGTGCCCGCGATCTTGCGGGGCGACTGGTCCGCGGACTCCGGCTACGAGCTCGGCAAGGCGCTCGCGAAGCGCAGGGACCTGACCGCGGTCTTCGCGGCCAACGACGAGATGGCCTGCGGGCTGATCCACGCGCTGCACGAAGCCGGCCGCGAGGTGCCGCGCGACGTGAGCGTCGTCGGCTTCGACGACATCGACCTGGTCGAGCACTTCTGGCCGCCGTTGACGACGGTCCGGCAGCCCTTCCAGCAGATCGGCACCGAACTGGTCGAGCTGATCCTGCGGCAGCTCCGCAAGGGCGCGCCGCTGGTCGACCTGCACGGCACGGTGAACGCGCCGCTGATCGTGCGGGAGAGTACCGCGGCGCCGCGCAAGCGCCGCTGA